The Lentzea guizhouensis genome contains a region encoding:
- a CDS encoding class I SAM-dependent methyltransferase: MSEVNAEQAALWNTSGQGWARVQDTVGQILRPFEELLVEKATEKPRTRVLDVGCGTGGVTRSIAEATGAECVGVDIAESMVAAAKEHGKAEFLLADAQTHTFDRSFDLIVSRFGVMFFADPEAAFENLRRAAEPGGELCFVTWRPQEENPFMLTGDRVAAEINPDAPARDADGPGPFSLSDPDRVRQVLAGWANVEVTPIDRTARLPEEVLLPYLKNMGPVSRALKEAPEAERDGILDRVRGAFDEYVHDGEVSFPTATWRITASAPL; encoded by the coding sequence GCAGGCGGCGCTGTGGAACACGTCGGGGCAGGGCTGGGCACGGGTGCAGGACACCGTGGGCCAGATCCTGCGGCCGTTCGAGGAACTGCTGGTCGAGAAGGCGACCGAGAAGCCGCGCACCCGCGTGCTCGACGTCGGGTGCGGGACCGGCGGGGTGACGCGGTCGATCGCCGAGGCCACCGGGGCGGAGTGCGTCGGGGTGGACATCGCCGAGTCGATGGTCGCGGCGGCGAAGGAGCACGGCAAGGCCGAGTTCCTGCTGGCCGACGCGCAGACGCACACGTTCGACCGGAGCTTCGACCTGATCGTCTCGCGGTTCGGGGTCATGTTCTTCGCCGACCCGGAGGCGGCTTTCGAGAACCTCCGCAGGGCGGCCGAGCCGGGCGGTGAGCTGTGCTTCGTCACCTGGCGCCCGCAGGAGGAGAACCCGTTCATGCTCACCGGGGACCGGGTCGCCGCAGAGATCAACCCCGACGCACCCGCGCGCGACGCCGACGGGCCGGGGCCGTTCTCGCTCTCGGACCCGGACAGGGTCCGCCAGGTGCTCGCCGGGTGGGCGAACGTCGAGGTCACGCCGATCGACCGCACCGCCAGGCTGCCCGAGGAGGTGCTGCTGCCGTACCTGAAGAACATGGGTCCCGTCAGCCGCGCGCTCAAGGAGGCACCCGAGGCGGAGCGCGACGGGATCCTCGACCGGGTGCGCGGCGCGTTCGACGAGTACGTGCACGACGGCGAGGTCAGCTTCCCGACCGCGACCTGGCGGATCACCGCGTCAGCTCCACTCTGA